From the genome of Streptomyces sp. NBC_01341, one region includes:
- a CDS encoding WhiB family transcriptional regulator — MPINTMTTEELPWQETALCAQAGPEFFFPAPGSSTREAKQLCNACEGRTACLEYALTHDERFGVWGGLSEKERERMRRGRRDAS; from the coding sequence ATGCCGATCAACACCATGACGACCGAAGAGCTCCCCTGGCAGGAGACGGCGCTGTGCGCCCAGGCCGGGCCCGAGTTCTTCTTCCCCGCACCCGGAAGCTCCACCCGCGAGGCCAAGCAGCTGTGCAACGCCTGCGAGGGCCGCACGGCCTGCCTCGAGTACGCACTCACCCACGACGAGCGTTTCGGCGTCTGGGGCGGGCTCTCCGAGAAGGAGCGGGAGCGGATGCGCAGAGGCCGCCGCGACGCGAGCTGA